From the genome of Carassius auratus strain Wakin chromosome 26, ASM336829v1, whole genome shotgun sequence, one region includes:
- the inab gene encoding internexin neuronal intermediate filament protein, alpha b: MSYGSDIYSASSYRKIFGDSTRYSASPPRLSSSRSGFKSQSTTRSSIPSSYKRGTRSAFPSSSLTLESFDFTQSTALNNEFKIIRTNEKEQMQGLNDRFAMFIDKVRNLEQHNKVLEAELVTLRQRQTEPSRLAELYQQEIRELRSQLEELNAEKNQMMFERDNIEEDLQKLQEKFEEEMRMREEAEQTLKAFKKDVDNATIVRLDLEKKVEALLDEINFIRKVHEEEVIELMNMIQAAQVSVEMEVAKPDLTSALKEIRGQYEAMANKNLHSAEEWYKSKFTDLSEQANKSNEVIRASREELNEFRRQLQSKTIEIESLRSTNESLERQIHEMEDTHNAEVMGYQDTIGQLDNELRTTKSEMARHLREYQDLLNVKMALDIEIAAYRKLLEGEETRISTGITYPSPTSGSSYSYQSRMYSSSSVSGKKEVKDDDDKHQQSSKPGKGSSQSDDSKKSDKIDSGDVNPTNQKN; encoded by the exons ATGAGCTACGGATCCGACATCTACTCTGCCTCTTCCTACCGGAAGATCTTCGGGGACTCCACCCGCTATTCAGCCTCTCCACCCCGGCTGAGCAGCTCTCGGAGCGGCTTTAAGTCCCAGTCCACGACCCGCTCCAGCATCCCAAGCTCCTACAAGCGCGGCACCCGATCTGCATTCCCATCTTCATCTTTGACTCTGGAAAGCTTCGACTTCACCCAGAGCACAGCGCTTAATAATGAGTTCAAAATCATCCGCACCAACGAGAAGGAGCAGATGCAAGGGCTCAATGACCGTTTCGCGATGTTCATCGACAAAGTTCGCAATTTGGAGCAGCACAACAAAGTGCTGGAAGCCGAACTCGTGACCCTGCGCCAGCGCCAGACAGAACCGTCCCGTCTGGCCGAACTCTACCAGCAAGAGATCCGAGAACTGCGCTCCCAGCTCGAGGAACTTAACGCGGAGAAGAACCAGATGATGTTCGAGCGCGACAACATTGAGGAAGACCTCCAGAAACTCCAGGAGAAGTTCGAGGAGGAGATGAGAATGCGCGAGGAGGCTGAGCAAACGCTTAAAGCTTTCAAGAAGGACGTGGACAACGCCACCATTGTGCGCCTAGACCTGGAGAAGAAGGTCGAAGCCCTTCTGGACGAGATCAACTTTATAAGAAAGGTGCACGAGGAGGAGGTGATTGAGCTCATGAACATGATCCAGGCTGCCCAGGTGTCCGTGGAGATGGAAGTGGCCAAACCCGACCTCACCTCTGCCCTCAAGGAGATTCGCGGCCAGTACGAGGCTATGGCGAATAAGAACTTGCATTCCGCTGAAGAGTGGTACAAGTCCAAGTTCACCGATCTCAGCGAACAGGCCAACAAGAGCAACGAGGTCATTCGCGCTAGCAGGGAAGAGCTCAATGAGTTCAGGAGGCAGCTTCAGTCAAAGACCATCGAGATCGAGAGCCTAAGGAGCACCAACGAATCGCTGGAAAGGCAGATTCATGAGATGGAGGACACGCACAATGCAGAGGTCATGGGCTACCAG GACACTATTGGCCAGTTGGATAATGAGCTGAGGACCACTAAGAGTGAGATGGCCCGTCACCTTAGGGAGTACCAAGACCTGCTGAATGTCAAGATGGCGCTTGACATAGAAATCGCTGCTTACAg GAAACTGTTGGAAGGGGAAGAGACACGTATCAGCACCGGGATCACCTACCCCAGCCCCACCTCAGGGTCCAGCTACAGCTACCAGTCCCGTATGTACAGCAGCTCTAGCGTTAGCGGAAAGAAGGAGGTCAAGGATGATGATGACAAACATCA